The Cohnella abietis genome has a segment encoding these proteins:
- a CDS encoding DUF1294 domain-containing protein: MITTVSIIWALINFITFFVFAHDKSQAKRRGRRVPERTLFLLAAVGGSVGAIVAMRVLRHKTKHLTFVIGMPAILVIQVALVSWYLI, from the coding sequence ATGATAACGACTGTTAGTATTATTTGGGCTCTTATTAATTTCATTACGTTTTTCGTATTTGCACATGATAAGTCGCAAGCAAAGAGACGCGGAAGAAGGGTGCCAGAGAGAACATTGTTTCTCTTGGCAGCCGTCGGAGGCTCGGTTGGAGCCATTGTGGCCATGAGAGTGTTGCGTCACAAAACAAAGCACCTCACATTCGTCATCGGAATGCCTGCAATACTAGTCATTCAGGTGGCGCTAGTTTCCTGGTATTTGATCTAA
- a CDS encoding ATP-binding protein, whose product MEARKIKPTRIRTKYMRTLLGVISLVLLVGIAFYFYASDEQRVLDEQREEMALKTRTIESLSDTLYSFLFRARGYYAFQSTKELKQLEIELKLFDEQLKNFSTLNLTSDEKKASEDLRTFYDDYTTNLLPKAIGLVKSKDFDGLRALLESDSNQIVFDFLDFTQKLKKKSDKNFDELISKTIKQANEFTIVSILFGLTILLVLGLLFWNLLRSLITPIVTLEAATKSLAAGRELPLMQSNRRDELGRLHDSFIAMTRSIQDNEEELMVQNEELQAQQEELQAQQTQLQHSLNEIESIMKALDQSSAVAILNEYGVFTYTNERLTDLTQFQASELIGKPYKVISIRDSSLQALAKMQGRVREGGVWNAELEVERRDQSAIWLNLTVVPYLNEHGNIYKYIMIANDISMNKSIQQELVESLQQIEETMSILENHNLLNHEITYTLNKKDFVEKFIHFINEFYSFDSSFFMIIRDSIHVSRGLPQEVVDRYVTPSSHAMLDRLAEENTYIVQRAASNSELGISIEAVDCFDLYTAVKDANNKVVGVFCATRIGRRFLEEELEEIKGIMIRVSLAVERMEMVEDIEMARKLNQDIVNNVNEGIQFVNSDGIMTHSNKALLNIILCERWTEGQAIPVGQWMRDIVDQCNTPSELESFFNQAISEEMQESSSIQYSIGEGSKKYIDVYATPVVRREVRIGTLFVHRDITKEHELDIMKSELVSTVSHELRTPLSSVLGFTELLLSKPLKPERQRKYLETIHKEALRLTNLINDFLDLQRMESGKQQYDVETYALNRIAMEVIDQYKVGNKHNVLLIDEAKFADVEVDKARIVQVFTNLISNAIKFSPDEGDVKVRMYNVPGHIVVKIEDKGLGIPKSQIDILFQKFRRVDNSTSRKVGGTGLGLAICKEIIEKHHGKIGIESVEGEGTTTWFELPLWSYEHPREEDMIVLPEGNDKDKIQNVMIVEDDSSLSLLLSEELKAKGFRVTHHYNAQKAFQEALTTPFVGIVVDIMLGDELDGWDLIRMLKNDSRTAKIPIVISSALDKSDENLKTYSIQKYLTKPYPPRELSTAFTEIIGSNEQNGDILFPDIIEVEESE is encoded by the coding sequence GTGGAGGCGAGGAAAATTAAACCTACCCGCATTAGAACGAAATATATGCGTACGCTGCTTGGCGTTATTTCCTTGGTTCTTTTGGTGGGAATTGCCTTCTATTTCTATGCGAGTGATGAGCAGCGTGTTCTGGATGAGCAGCGGGAAGAGATGGCATTAAAGACGCGTACAATAGAGAGCCTATCGGATACTCTATATAGCTTTTTATTCAGGGCCAGAGGGTATTATGCTTTTCAAAGCACCAAAGAGCTTAAGCAATTGGAGATTGAATTAAAGCTGTTCGATGAGCAACTTAAAAATTTCTCTACATTAAATCTTACTAGCGACGAGAAAAAAGCAAGTGAAGATTTAAGAACCTTCTATGACGACTATACGACTAACCTTCTGCCTAAAGCCATTGGGCTTGTAAAGTCGAAAGATTTCGATGGCCTGCGTGCGTTATTGGAGAGCGATTCTAATCAAATTGTTTTTGATTTCCTTGATTTCACTCAGAAGCTCAAGAAGAAGTCAGATAAAAACTTCGATGAGCTTATTAGCAAAACGATAAAGCAGGCTAATGAATTTACAATCGTTTCGATTTTATTTGGATTAACAATTTTATTAGTTTTGGGGCTATTATTCTGGAACCTACTAAGGAGTCTTATTACACCTATCGTTACGCTGGAAGCGGCAACTAAATCTTTGGCGGCAGGACGGGAATTGCCGTTAATGCAATCCAACCGGCGTGATGAGCTCGGTAGATTACACGACTCCTTTATCGCTATGACTCGCAGTATTCAGGATAATGAAGAAGAGCTTATGGTTCAGAACGAGGAGCTTCAAGCGCAGCAGGAGGAGCTTCAAGCTCAGCAAACCCAGCTACAGCACTCTCTCAATGAGATAGAAAGTATTATGAAGGCATTGGATCAATCTTCCGCTGTTGCTATTCTGAATGAATACGGCGTATTTACCTATACGAATGAACGGCTTACGGATCTCACTCAATTTCAAGCTTCAGAGCTTATCGGGAAACCATACAAGGTAATATCCATTCGTGATTCTTCCTTGCAGGCTCTAGCCAAAATGCAAGGTAGAGTGAGAGAGGGAGGGGTATGGAACGCTGAGCTAGAGGTCGAGAGAAGGGATCAATCGGCTATTTGGCTTAATCTTACGGTTGTTCCTTACCTTAACGAGCATGGGAACATCTATAAGTATATTATGATTGCAAACGATATAAGCATGAATAAATCGATACAGCAAGAGCTTGTCGAATCGTTGCAGCAAATAGAAGAAACGATGAGTATTTTAGAAAACCATAATTTATTAAATCATGAAATTACGTATACTCTAAACAAAAAGGATTTTGTGGAGAAGTTTATTCATTTTATTAATGAGTTCTATTCCTTCGATTCTAGCTTCTTTATGATTATTAGAGATAGTATTCATGTATCGAGAGGACTTCCTCAAGAGGTTGTTGATCGTTATGTTACTCCTTCATCTCATGCAATGCTAGACAGACTTGCTGAGGAAAATACATATATCGTCCAAAGAGCGGCGAGCAACTCGGAGCTTGGCATATCAATAGAAGCTGTAGATTGCTTTGATTTGTATACTGCCGTTAAGGATGCCAATAACAAGGTAGTGGGCGTATTCTGTGCTACGAGAATTGGTAGACGTTTCTTGGAGGAAGAATTAGAAGAGATTAAAGGGATTATGATCAGAGTTAGCTTAGCGGTCGAAAGAATGGAAATGGTTGAAGATATCGAAATGGCCCGCAAGCTGAATCAGGATATTGTTAACAATGTAAATGAAGGCATCCAATTCGTTAATTCAGATGGCATAATGACACATAGTAATAAAGCGCTGCTTAATATTATTTTGTGTGAGCGGTGGACAGAGGGGCAGGCCATTCCGGTCGGGCAATGGATGCGAGATATCGTGGATCAATGCAATACTCCTTCAGAGCTGGAGAGCTTCTTCAATCAAGCTATTTCAGAGGAGATGCAAGAATCAAGCAGTATCCAATATTCAATTGGTGAGGGATCAAAGAAATATATTGATGTGTATGCTACTCCTGTTGTTCGCCGTGAGGTTAGAATAGGAACCTTGTTCGTGCATCGTGATATTACTAAAGAGCATGAGCTAGATATCATGAAATCGGAATTGGTTAGTACGGTAAGCCACGAGCTGAGAACGCCATTATCGAGCGTGCTAGGGTTTACGGAATTGCTGCTTTCAAAACCGTTGAAGCCTGAGCGGCAGAGAAAATATTTGGAGACGATTCATAAAGAGGCTCTAAGATTAACGAATCTTATTAACGATTTCCTTGATCTTCAGAGAATGGAATCAGGCAAACAGCAATACGATGTTGAGACGTATGCTTTGAATCGGATTGCTATGGAAGTCATTGATCAGTATAAAGTAGGAAATAAGCACAACGTATTGCTTATTGATGAGGCCAAGTTTGCAGATGTAGAAGTGGATAAGGCTAGAATTGTACAAGTATTTACGAATCTTATTAGCAACGCCATTAAGTTTTCGCCTGATGAAGGTGACGTTAAGGTAAGAATGTATAATGTGCCAGGTCATATCGTCGTTAAGATTGAAGATAAAGGACTCGGTATCCCTAAAAGCCAGATAGATATTCTTTTCCAGAAATTCAGACGAGTCGACAACAGTACCTCTAGGAAAGTCGGGGGGACGGGATTAGGCCTTGCAATTTGTAAGGAAATTATTGAGAAGCACCATGGGAAAATTGGGATAGAATCCGTTGAAGGTGAAGGAACAACAACCTGGTTTGAATTGCCACTATGGTCCTATGAGCATCCTCGCGAGGAAGATATGATTGTCCTTCCAGAAGGTAATGACAAAGATAAGATCCAGAACGTCATGATTGTTGAGGACGACTCCAGCCTGTCCTTGCTGCTGTCTGAGGAATTAAAGGCCAAGGGCTTTAGGGTCACGCATCATTATAACGCGCAGAAAGCCTTCCAAGAGGCTCTAACGACACCATTCGTTGGGATCGTAGTCGATATTATGCTGGGAGATGAGCTGGATGGATGGGATTTAATCCGGATGCTGAAAAATGACTCCAGGACGGCAAAAATTCCTATTGTCATATCATCTGCATTGGACAAGTCGGATGAAAATCTTAAAACCTATTCGATTCAGAAATATTTAACGAAGCCATATCCACCACGTGAGCTTTCAACAGCCTTTACAGAAATCATTGGGTCAAACGAGCAGAATGGGGATATTTTATTCCCGGATATTATTGAAGTTGAGGAATCAGAATGA
- a CDS encoding response regulator transcription factor has translation MKKILIVDDEEILRMLISDTLEDLDVHIDLANDGKVALDKLQQADYDLIILDYMMPELTGMEVLERLPQEKKERVPILMLTAKAQDADRMKALEAGASYFIPKPFSPLELLQVVEGILYSGGEEN, from the coding sequence ATGAAGAAAATATTAATTGTGGATGATGAAGAAATACTTCGTATGCTAATTTCAGATACATTGGAGGATTTAGATGTTCATATCGATTTAGCTAACGATGGAAAGGTAGCCTTGGATAAGCTTCAGCAAGCGGATTACGATCTCATTATTCTAGATTATATGATGCCTGAGCTTACGGGTATGGAAGTGCTTGAGAGACTGCCTCAAGAAAAGAAAGAGAGAGTTCCTATTCTTATGCTTACAGCTAAAGCTCAGGATGCGGATCGAATGAAGGCGCTAGAAGCAGGGGCTAGCTATTTTATTCCGAAGCCGTTTAGTCCGCTAGAGCTTCTGCAAGTTGTAGAAGGGATCCTATATAGTGGAGGCGAGGAAAATTAA
- a CDS encoding GGDEF domain-containing response regulator, protein MSVHKYKELLEKRIKETLTGWSSMDLVEEKDIYRFLHNLKGTAGTIGLVDIEKDAERKLNLYSDDGNRQFVFSDWHEQLNSLLGFVSDGAECGGPVESTALFNNSDDVDSHITESKILIIDDDVELAAYLKGILEEKSYSVNIALTAERGLKLYYEWKPDMLILDLFLPDTNGLQVLKQIVEKFNQANIPIIVISIEDSIANKIHAYRLGAMDFFAKPIDPELLEALIENRFRMKRHWDHSVVVDELTGAYNRKHFNKTMTQLLSHYQRSSNIFSVALLDLDCFKKVNDTYGHLMGDEVLQSFVQVVNETKRDEDVLCRYGGEEFALLLPNTDKIQATELLHRIRENFALRVFFSDSLSFHVTFSAGVTDVSEDNAQSDMLVNEADQALYLGKQSGRNQTVVYSPHMVVRSKEQKLNILIVDDDPLIRDVVVTQLSQWQMNRGIPVNVREYADGISFLDSDWYSDKEKYIILLDGSMPTIDGVEVLNRIRANYPEHNIIVAMLTARNNQADIVQALQNGADDYIVKPFHMQELISRIERLAQRITH, encoded by the coding sequence ATGTCAGTTCATAAATATAAGGAACTACTTGAGAAGAGAATTAAGGAAACCTTAACGGGTTGGTCAAGCATGGATTTGGTAGAGGAAAAGGACATCTACCGATTTCTGCACAATCTGAAGGGAACGGCTGGAACGATAGGATTGGTTGATATTGAGAAGGATGCGGAGAGGAAATTGAATCTCTATTCCGACGATGGCAACCGACAATTTGTGTTCTCGGATTGGCATGAGCAATTAAACTCTCTATTAGGCTTTGTTTCTGATGGAGCCGAATGTGGTGGACCAGTAGAGAGCACTGCCTTATTCAATAATTCTGACGATGTAGATTCACATATAACAGAGAGTAAAATACTCATTATAGATGATGATGTCGAGCTAGCTGCTTATTTGAAAGGTATATTAGAGGAAAAATCATATTCCGTGAATATTGCTTTGACAGCTGAGCGAGGGCTGAAGCTTTATTACGAATGGAAGCCTGATATGCTGATCCTCGACCTGTTTCTCCCGGATACGAATGGGCTACAGGTTCTTAAGCAAATTGTTGAAAAATTCAATCAGGCAAACATTCCTATTATAGTAATCAGCATTGAGGATAGTATTGCGAACAAAATTCATGCCTATCGATTAGGTGCTATGGACTTTTTCGCCAAGCCTATCGATCCGGAGCTGCTCGAGGCTTTAATAGAAAATCGATTTAGAATGAAGCGGCATTGGGACCATTCTGTTGTTGTGGACGAGCTAACGGGAGCGTATAATCGTAAGCATTTCAATAAGACTATGACGCAGCTACTGTCCCACTATCAACGTTCTAGTAACATTTTCTCAGTGGCTCTATTGGATTTGGACTGCTTTAAGAAGGTTAACGATACTTATGGTCACCTTATGGGTGACGAAGTTCTGCAAAGCTTTGTGCAAGTCGTCAATGAGACGAAACGGGATGAGGATGTGTTATGCCGTTATGGAGGAGAGGAGTTTGCGCTACTGCTTCCCAATACGGATAAAATCCAAGCAACAGAGCTTCTGCATCGCATACGCGAGAATTTTGCATTGCGTGTTTTTTTCTCGGACAGCCTGTCCTTTCATGTGACCTTCTCGGCTGGAGTAACGGATGTGTCGGAGGATAATGCACAATCCGATATGCTAGTGAACGAAGCTGACCAAGCTTTGTATTTAGGCAAACAATCTGGTAGAAACCAGACGGTTGTTTATTCTCCTCATATGGTAGTCAGAAGTAAGGAACAGAAGCTAAATATTCTTATTGTGGATGATGATCCTCTCATTAGAGATGTCGTTGTTACACAATTATCGCAATGGCAGATGAACAGAGGCATACCTGTTAACGTGAGGGAGTACGCAGATGGAATTTCTTTTTTGGATTCAGATTGGTACTCCGACAAAGAAAAATATATCATTTTGCTAGATGGCTCCATGCCAACTATTGACGGGGTAGAGGTTCTGAATAGAATTCGAGCCAATTATCCCGAGCACAATATTATCGTTGCTATGCTTACAGCAAGAAATAATCAAGCAGATATTGTTCAAGCTCTTCAGAACGGTGCGGACGATTATATCGTTAAACCTTTCCATATGCAGGAATTGATTTCTAGAATCGAACGCTTAGCACAGAGAATTACTCATTAA
- a CDS encoding Ig-like domain-containing protein, which translates to MRKTIISMLSLLLLISLPFTAAGASNLTTEQKFNVLKEKNIFTGLADGSSRLNESMSREQLAVVLYRLLELPAGGTTRSYDDVLKTRWSFKEIESVKRAELMGGTGGKIFSPALNMTVEQLAAVFVRSYGLTGGGQTPVTGKVSKWARGAVSLALDRKLIPQLSDYTVDATRGLLVDAAYAVYEESHLEPYRIRSVDVLSNQSLRVNLLQRADKTDKIRFSLKDTNGNNRNIQQAVLSQDGMSIQLWTDRQIAGVVHTLSVDGNTWNYISQQDDTTKPQIVSQPVRLPNKIIELTFSEPVESSSATNSSNYIFNNGLKLNTIQLSSDGKKVTFTTSEQVNDRKYQLTVRNVKDLAGNVMDTRSDLYFTGSNDTDKPKIAEVKINPNTAVISVKFNKKIDAQQAIQTNRYTIDKGLIVLQAKLENDGQTVTLLTSQQLDATVYTLTIAYISDLSGNVMDPSTHLFGGVANPDKQVKLQSIVAKDQNTLEVVFDRAITGNDLKNLKLTVLKDNGANINTNDWTPYVQQKEGSDRTFIFQYRARNNNQELFLPGHVYVAGVTGVAALVTINDADKLQFAGTENRNPNPIVTKVIVLGSKSVKVVFSEPVTGVNKAAFRIREKDAGSINIDSDELNDSNKVVTEVVLRLKDELQANKVYAMTFQPNYITDVPKWNGLQTTDGSGQYTVYFNGN; encoded by the coding sequence ATGAGAAAAACAATTATTAGCATGTTATCCCTGTTACTGCTTATCAGTTTGCCATTTACTGCAGCAGGAGCATCGAATTTAACAACTGAGCAGAAGTTCAATGTGCTTAAAGAGAAAAATATTTTTACAGGCTTGGCAGATGGCAGCTCTCGATTAAATGAATCTATGTCTAGGGAACAGCTTGCTGTGGTCTTATATCGCTTGTTGGAGCTTCCAGCAGGAGGAACAACGCGGAGCTATGACGATGTTCTGAAAACTCGTTGGTCCTTCAAGGAAATTGAATCCGTTAAACGTGCTGAGCTCATGGGCGGAACGGGCGGAAAAATATTTTCTCCCGCACTGAATATGACGGTGGAGCAGCTCGCTGCAGTTTTCGTAAGAAGCTATGGTTTAACTGGGGGAGGTCAAACTCCAGTTACTGGAAAAGTGTCTAAGTGGGCAAGAGGAGCTGTCAGTCTAGCATTGGATCGCAAGCTCATTCCCCAACTGAGCGATTACACTGTAGATGCGACGCGTGGATTACTAGTGGATGCCGCATATGCCGTGTATGAGGAATCTCATCTGGAGCCTTATCGTATCCGGTCAGTCGATGTTCTCTCGAACCAATCATTGAGAGTAAATCTACTTCAGCGTGCCGACAAAACAGATAAGATCCGATTCTCACTAAAAGATACGAATGGCAACAACAGAAATATTCAGCAGGCTGTCCTAAGCCAAGACGGAATGTCCATCCAGCTGTGGACGGATCGTCAGATTGCAGGTGTTGTTCATACGTTATCCGTTGACGGGAACACTTGGAATTATATTTCTCAGCAGGATGATACAACAAAGCCCCAAATTGTGTCCCAGCCAGTCAGATTGCCTAACAAGATTATTGAGCTCACGTTCTCGGAGCCAGTAGAATCAAGCTCGGCTACTAATTCATCTAACTATATATTCAATAATGGGTTGAAATTAAATACGATTCAGCTCTCTTCGGACGGCAAGAAGGTAACCTTCACTACGTCGGAGCAGGTGAACGATAGAAAATATCAGCTTACCGTTCGTAATGTGAAGGATCTCGCAGGTAACGTTATGGACACACGCAGTGATTTATATTTTACTGGTAGCAACGATACTGACAAACCTAAGATAGCTGAAGTAAAAATCAATCCTAATACGGCAGTTATCAGCGTTAAGTTCAATAAAAAAATAGACGCACAGCAAGCCATACAAACAAATCGCTACACGATTGATAAGGGTCTTATCGTTCTTCAAGCTAAGCTAGAGAATGATGGACAAACGGTAACCTTACTAACATCCCAGCAGTTGGATGCTACGGTATACACGCTAACGATTGCCTATATTTCTGATTTGTCTGGTAATGTAATGGATCCCTCAACGCATCTATTTGGTGGGGTTGCAAACCCGGATAAGCAAGTCAAGCTGCAGTCTATAGTAGCGAAGGATCAGAATACGCTTGAAGTTGTTTTTGATCGAGCTATCACAGGTAATGATCTTAAAAATCTGAAGCTAACGGTGTTAAAGGATAACGGGGCTAACATCAATACGAATGACTGGACACCTTACGTTCAACAGAAAGAAGGAAGCGATAGGACTTTTATTTTCCAATATCGTGCTAGGAACAACAATCAGGAGTTATTCCTGCCAGGTCATGTATATGTTGCTGGAGTTACGGGAGTAGCCGCTTTGGTGACAATTAATGATGCGGATAAGCTGCAATTTGCTGGAACAGAAAATCGCAACCCTAATCCAATTGTGACAAAAGTTATTGTTCTTGGTAGTAAATCTGTTAAGGTAGTATTTAGCGAGCCCGTAACTGGCGTTAACAAAGCAGCCTTCCGCATTCGCGAGAAGGACGCAGGCTCAATAAATATAGATTCCGATGAGCTTAATGATTCCAATAAAGTAGTAACTGAGGTTGTGCTGAGACTTAAGGATGAGCTGCAAGCTAATAAAGTTTATGCAATGACATTCCAGCCTAACTACATTACCGATGTGCCTAAATGGAATGGACTCCAAACAACGGATGGTTCAGGGCAATATACCGTTTATTTTAACGGAAATTAA
- a CDS encoding metallophosphoesterase family protein, translating to MNNNLRFRSDGTFTIVQFTDLHWKNGDSEDKRTKALMERVLAEEQPDLIVLTGDVIESLSCKDPIRSYREALSVVEQSGIPWAAVFGNHDCEGKTTREQLINVQLEHVGTITEAGPLEVDGVGNFVAKVADSNGETGAALYFLDSGGYSDIPSVPGYDWIRQSQIEWFQKQALTLQTSNGGVPVPALVFFHIPLPEYREIWNYNVCYGHRHEKVNCPKVNSGFFAAMVEAGGVMGTFCGHDHTNDYTGMLRGIQLSYGRATGYNTYGKWLYQRGARVIKLRLGQPYTSWIRLANGHKVTHFHKHHPNWLSRG from the coding sequence ATGAACAATAATTTGCGCTTCCGTTCAGATGGGACATTTACGATTGTACAATTTACCGACTTACATTGGAAAAATGGCGACTCCGAAGATAAGCGTACCAAAGCGCTTATGGAGCGAGTTCTGGCTGAGGAACAGCCGGATCTAATCGTACTAACGGGAGATGTAATCGAGAGCCTAAGCTGTAAGGATCCTATTCGTTCCTACAGGGAAGCACTGTCCGTTGTAGAGCAGAGTGGTATTCCGTGGGCCGCAGTATTCGGGAACCACGACTGTGAGGGGAAAACAACCAGAGAGCAGCTCATTAATGTACAGCTGGAGCATGTAGGCACAATTACCGAAGCAGGTCCATTGGAAGTAGATGGAGTAGGTAATTTTGTTGCTAAGGTCGCAGATTCGAACGGCGAAACGGGAGCTGCGCTTTATTTTCTCGATAGCGGCGGGTATTCAGACATCCCCTCTGTCCCAGGGTATGATTGGATTCGCCAGAGTCAAATAGAATGGTTTCAAAAGCAAGCCCTGACGCTCCAGACGAGCAACGGGGGTGTGCCGGTACCCGCTTTGGTTTTTTTCCATATTCCTCTTCCAGAATATCGAGAGATTTGGAACTACAACGTTTGTTATGGACATAGACACGAGAAGGTAAACTGTCCGAAGGTTAACTCTGGCTTTTTCGCTGCGATGGTGGAAGCTGGTGGAGTGATGGGCACCTTCTGCGGTCATGATCATACTAACGATTACACAGGTATGCTGCGTGGCATTCAATTAAGCTATGGAAGAGCTACAGGCTACAATACTTATGGAAAATGGCTGTATCAGCGTGGGGCACGAGTCATTAAGCTCAGGCTCGGGCAACCGTATACAAGCTGGATTCGCCTTGCTAACGGACATAAGGTGACACACTTCCACAAGCATCATCCTAATTGGTTATCCAGAGGGTAA
- a CDS encoding DUF1904 family protein, which produces MPHLLIRGVAPEQIRTISQSLVAELASLCQCPSDYIMLECLNTTACFDGEFVPSYPFIEVNWFDRGTLVQDQAAECIDRHIRSLGIPEAEVAFRIYESSNYYSNGRKLSEPLPNEDESGAIQAVLSENERLKDELQKARKALLNNQTSSQMSSKLYDALRE; this is translated from the coding sequence ATGCCCCACCTGCTTATTCGAGGGGTTGCCCCAGAGCAAATTCGCACGATCAGTCAGTCACTTGTGGCTGAGCTAGCAAGCTTGTGCCAATGCCCGAGCGATTATATTATGCTGGAATGCTTAAATACGACTGCATGCTTTGACGGAGAATTTGTTCCCTCATATCCATTCATTGAAGTGAATTGGTTCGACCGAGGAACGTTAGTTCAAGACCAAGCAGCCGAATGTATTGACCGTCATATAAGGTCACTCGGCATTCCAGAAGCTGAGGTTGCCTTCAGAATCTATGAATCGTCCAACTATTATTCGAATGGTCGGAAGCTGTCTGAGCCATTACCTAATGAGGATGAAAGTGGAGCAATCCAGGCTGTTCTATCTGAAAATGAGCGACTAAAGGATGAGCTTCAGAAAGCTAGAAAAGCATTGCTGAACAATCAAACAAGCTCACAGATGTCCAGCAAGCTCTACGATGCGTTAAGAGAATAA
- a CDS encoding D-arabinono-1,4-lactone oxidase, with protein MIKSGQRWRNWSGIVQATPQQVIYPGSTEEIVDAVRLCRRESRTLRVVGSGHSFTAVAASDDVLLSLDRMQGIVSVDAESCTAIVWAGTKLKALGELLHAEGLAQENLGDIDVQSIAGAISTGTHGTGLQFGNIATQVVGMTIVTGTAEVLTCTEQSHPELFKSLQISLGALAVIVQVTLRLRPAYKLSYESTRDSLSACLQRLDSLSAMHRHFELYWFPYAEPCQLKFMNETDQPVTSRKISSYISDVILENAAFGALSGICRRAPKLSATVSRICAATVPTNGKVEYSHRLFATQRLVRFNEMEYNLPVEAMEPVIREMREKMALNKYNVHFPIECRFAKGDHIWLSPAYERDSAYIAVHMYKGMPHEIFFADMEQIFLSYGGRPHWGKLHTLNAEQLSRSYPMWDSFQQFRAKLDPDGIFLNDYLRRVFAVS; from the coding sequence ATGATCAAAAGCGGTCAGAGATGGAGAAACTGGTCGGGTATCGTGCAAGCGACACCGCAACAGGTAATATATCCTGGCAGCACGGAAGAGATTGTCGATGCTGTTCGTCTGTGCCGCAGAGAGTCTAGGACACTTAGGGTAGTTGGTTCTGGTCATTCTTTCACAGCAGTGGCCGCTTCGGACGACGTACTTCTGTCTCTTGATCGGATGCAAGGGATTGTAAGTGTCGATGCTGAGAGCTGTACGGCTATAGTATGGGCGGGAACGAAGCTGAAAGCTTTAGGTGAGCTACTGCATGCTGAAGGACTCGCCCAAGAAAATTTAGGTGACATTGACGTTCAATCCATCGCTGGCGCGATTAGTACAGGTACACATGGAACCGGCTTGCAGTTCGGTAATATAGCGACACAAGTAGTCGGAATGACTATTGTTACCGGGACAGCTGAGGTACTAACCTGTACGGAGCAGTCTCATCCCGAGCTATTTAAATCGCTTCAGATTTCGTTAGGAGCGCTAGCCGTTATCGTTCAGGTTACTCTTCGCCTGCGACCAGCTTATAAGCTAAGCTATGAAAGCACAAGAGATTCCCTCTCGGCATGCCTTCAGCGGCTAGATTCCTTGTCCGCTATGCATCGTCATTTTGAGCTTTACTGGTTTCCCTACGCAGAGCCCTGCCAGCTTAAGTTCATGAATGAAACGGATCAACCAGTCACATCTCGGAAAATCAGCAGCTACATAAGTGATGTAATTCTAGAGAATGCGGCATTCGGCGCTCTGTCCGGCATATGCAGGAGGGCTCCGAAGCTTAGTGCTACCGTTAGTCGAATCTGTGCGGCGACTGTTCCAACAAATGGCAAAGTCGAGTACAGCCATCGGCTTTTTGCCACTCAGCGACTTGTACGCTTTAATGAAATGGAGTACAATCTTCCGGTTGAGGCTATGGAGCCTGTTATTAGGGAAATGCGAGAGAAAATGGCGCTGAACAAATATAACGTCCATTTTCCTATCGAATGCCGTTTCGCCAAAGGCGATCATATATGGCTCAGTCCGGCGTATGAGAGGGATTCCGCTTATATTGCCGTCCATATGTACAAAGGCATGCCTCATGAGATTTTTTTCGCAGATATGGAACAAATTTTTCTAAGCTACGGCGGCCGGCCGCACTGGGGAAAGCTACATACGCTTAATGCTGAGCAGCTAAGCAGATCTTATCCGATGTGGGATAGCTTTCAACAATTTAGGGCTAAGCTAGATCCAGATGGCATATTTCTTAATGATTATTTAAGAAGAGTATTTGCTGTTTCATAA